Within Spinacia oleracea cultivar Varoflay chromosome 4, BTI_SOV_V1, whole genome shotgun sequence, the genomic segment TTCATTCAAATCGAACGGTTATTAGAGGTTCTTATTATAGAGAGGTTCTCATATTAAGAGgggttctcaccagaacctggtcctatatatatatatatatatacttcctccattttttaataattgcaccatcttggttttagcactattcacacattcttatatagttattttttgtgatttatatgcaaggaaaaatatattcatgtgggatcttgttagattcgtttcgaaatatactttcaaattttcaaatttttatagtttttcaaaatgtataatgagagatattagtggttaaaatagtgcattggcaagcgtgaaatcccagatggtgcaattaaaaaaaatggaggaagtatatattttaATGGGAAACGCTTAATTCTAATTTTCACCAAATATCAAGCGCGCAAATATGTCATTCCACATAAAGGTAACATGTGCTAGGCACATGTATTGGCGACGCTAAAAGGTGTCTTCATAAGCTTCGACACCATAAGACATCCACAAAACGTTGTCGTTAAGTTCTTCGGCGCGTTTTGGCGTCGACAAAATGCTGTCGTCAAGTTCTTAGACGCGTTTTGGCGTCGACAAAACACAGAAAATATTTCTCGGACCAACGCCACCCTCTCAACGTTGAAGCCATGGCGTCTACAAAACATGTTGTTTTGTAGTAGtggttattagttattaattattaattattaattattaattattaattattaattattaattattcactattcattattcattattcattggttatattcagttcagttcagtttagttctaAAGATCAGCGCCTTAATGATAAATGATTGATTACTtgagttttgttttaattaattaattaattaattaattattttgtttCTCTCGTTTCCCTTTCTTTGTTGTATTTTCTTGGTTAATGCCAAAAAcccaaaacacaaaaaagaacaaagctAGAAAAGAAAGGCTAAAACAAACCTTCACCCAAAAACTAGCCTCATTTTAACACCCCACCTTCCAAATGCTCCGTATTCCCTCTCTCTTCGATTTATCTCAGGTGCATctctctcattttctctctcttttctgtAATTATTTGTTAATTATTGCGCCGTTTTTTCTGGAAAAATTTCAGTTTTTTAATGGGGTTTTAGGGTTCTAATTTTGTGTGAATTGCGTTCAATCTTTTATCTAACTGATTGGAAATGATCTGGGGCAGCATTTTTCATGTTCGTAATTTTCTGAAGAAATGTGATTTCAGTTGCATTTTTTGTTGCTTATAAATCTCCAACACTGTTACTGTTTTAGTCAAGCTCAATTCTTTGACTAGTTTTGTGATTTCCATAAAAATGCGGTTATTTTTGGTGATTGTCTAAGATGGGGGGCATTTTGAATTAGGTATGTTGGATTTAATTTATACCCTTATTGTTTTCATGATTATCTTTCAGCAGGTGTTGAATAAGTGACTTAGTTTTTGTTGTTTGAAACTATATGTTTGAGGAATTGGAGTAGGCCAGTACTTGGTTAAGTGGGCGTTTTTTGGAATTCCATATGGCGACTTGTGGGTCGAAATCCATTACGTGTTCGGATGCTGGAAGCTCGAGGGGAGTATTGACTGTTCTTGGAAGAAGACTCCCCACAGACAGTCAATTGGGTAGGATTGCTTCCGTGAAGTTCTTTGATGAAAGGAATGGTTCATGGGTCAATGGGCACAAAATGGCGGTGTCATGTTCGGCCAAATTCAAGTGCTCAGCGAATTCTCATAGTGTTAGTAGATCTAATAATAATGACCAATTTCTCAATCTTCATCCGGAAATTTCATTGCTTAGAGGGGGTGATGTGAACAACATGACGAACAGCCCGAGGAATGATGCAACAAGTGGAAACGTGACCGATAGTTTGAGAGAGCCTACTAgggttaataattttaatgaagctaCGATCAAAGTTATTGGTGTAGGGGGTGGTGGTTCAAATGCAGTTAATCGAATGATAGAGAGCTCCATGATAGGTGTCGAGTTTTGGATTGTCAATACTGATATTCAAGCCATGAGAATGTCTCCTGTTTTCCCAGAGAACCGCTTGCAAATTGGTCAAGAGCTCACACGAGGTTTAGGAGCTGGTGGAAACCCGGAAATAGGTTCAAATGCAGCTAAAGAAAGCAGAGAAGCAATAGAAGAGGCCCTTCATGGATCAGACATGGTCTTTGTGACGGTGTGTTTTGTACTTCATTATTCTTCCAAACTTCATTGTctgaaagaagaagaaaaaagttACGAAAGTCCTTAAAATTTTATCAGCCCTACAGAAAGTGCATGACTGTTAGCTGTATATGCTAGATTTCTATTTGTGGTTTATCATGATAGAACATAATAACATTCTTTATAAGCCTATTGCTTACTACTTCTTGCATTATATTCCATACAAATGTAGGAATTAAATAAGCTTCAGAAATATAATTTCAGTCCCCTATTGTTTGAGGTTAAAAGCTGTATAGTGATGAGAATGATTTGTTTTGGAATGTTGCTCACACACTATTCCTCTGCTTCTGGGGTGTTCGTGAAATCTTTGTATCTTAGTACTTATCTCTTCACTCTCCAGTCAAAGAAACTGTAGTGACCACATACGCATGATCGGGCTTGTAATGATTGTGTTTATGGCCTTTCTAGCCTACTTAACTATAAGTATATATCCTTTTGTGCACTTGATTTGCCTCTTACATCATGAAGGTCTAATATATTTTTATGAGAAATGGTTTGTAATAATAAAGGGGAGTTTGGATACTCATTAAGAAAAAGTTGGTTGAAACTAGAACCTTGTCTTGATTCGTATTCTCACTGGTAATATTTTCTGCAGGCTGGAATGGGTGGTGGCACTGGAACAGGTGCAGCACCTATAATAGCAGGGATTGCAAAGTCCATGGGTATCTTGACTGTTGGTATTGTGACGACCCCATTCTCTTTTgagggaaggagaaggacagtTCAAGCCCAAGAAGGAACTGCAGCTTTGAGAGAAAACGTTGATACTCTGATTGTCATTCCAAATGACAAACTATTGACTGCGGTTTCCCCAAATA encodes:
- the LOC110779439 gene encoding cell division protein FtsZ homolog 2-2, chloroplastic isoform X2; this encodes MATCGSKSITCSDAGSSRGVLTVLGRRLPTDSQLGRIASVKFFDERNGSWVNGHKMAVSCSAKFKCSANSHSVSRSNNNDQFLNLHPEISLLRGGDVNNMTNSPRNDATSGNVTDSLREPTRVNNFNEATIKVIGVGGGGSNAVNRMIESSMIGVEFWIVNTDIQAMRMSPVFPENRLQIGQELTRGLGAGGNPEIGSNAAKESREAIEEALHGSDMVFVTAGMGGGTGTGAAPIIAGIAKSMGILTVGIVTTPFSFEGRRRTVQAQEGTAALRENVDTLIVIPNDKLLTAVSPNTPVTEAFNLADDILRQGVRGISDIITIPGLVNVDFADVRAIMADAGSSLMGIGTATGKTRARDAALNAIQSPLLDIGIERATGIVWNITGGNDLTLFEVNAAAEVIYDLVDPTANLIFGAVIDPSLSGQVSITLIATGFKPQEEGESRPLQASQQTQVDVGQGFNRRPSFSEASSVEIPEFLRKKGRSRYPRA
- the LOC110779439 gene encoding cell division protein FtsZ homolog 2-2, chloroplastic isoform X1 translates to MLRIPSLFDLSQASTWLSGRFLEFHMATCGSKSITCSDAGSSRGVLTVLGRRLPTDSQLGRIASVKFFDERNGSWVNGHKMAVSCSAKFKCSANSHSVSRSNNNDQFLNLHPEISLLRGGDVNNMTNSPRNDATSGNVTDSLREPTRVNNFNEATIKVIGVGGGGSNAVNRMIESSMIGVEFWIVNTDIQAMRMSPVFPENRLQIGQELTRGLGAGGNPEIGSNAAKESREAIEEALHGSDMVFVTAGMGGGTGTGAAPIIAGIAKSMGILTVGIVTTPFSFEGRRRTVQAQEGTAALRENVDTLIVIPNDKLLTAVSPNTPVTEAFNLADDILRQGVRGISDIITIPGLVNVDFADVRAIMADAGSSLMGIGTATGKTRARDAALNAIQSPLLDIGIERATGIVWNITGGNDLTLFEVNAAAEVIYDLVDPTANLIFGAVIDPSLSGQVSITLIATGFKPQEEGESRPLQASQQTQVDVGQGFNRRPSFSEASSVEIPEFLRKKGRSRYPRA
- the LOC110779439 gene encoding cell division protein FtsZ homolog 2-1, chloroplastic isoform X3: MLRIPSLFDLSQASTWLSGRFLEFHMATCGSKSITCSDAGSSRGVLTVLGRRLPTDSQLGRIASVKFFDERNGSWVNGHKMAVSCSAKFKCSANSHSVSRSNNNDQFLNLHPEISLLRGGDVNNMTNSPRNDATSGNVTDSLREPTRVNNFNEATIKVIGVGGGGSNAVNRMIESSMIGVEFWIVNTDIQAMRMSPVFPENRLQIGQELTRGLGAGGNPEIGSNAAKESREAIEEALHGSDMVFVTAGMGGGTGTGAAPIIAGIAKSMGILTVGIVTTPFSFEGRRRTVQAQEGTAALRENVDTLIVIPNDKLLTAVSPNTPVTEAFNLADDILRQGVRGISDIITIPGLVNVDFADVRAIMADAGSSLMGIGTATGKTRARDAALNAIQSPLLDIGIERATGIVWNITGGNDLTLFEVNAAAEVIYDLVDPTANLIFGAVIDPSLSGQVSITLIATGFKPQEEGESRPLQVPLPPSGKRKKVHGYT